In Cryptomeria japonica chromosome 5, Sugi_1.0, whole genome shotgun sequence, the genomic window CCGCTTCTTGGGGGGCTCTTTTTATGGtaatcaattgttgcattagggACGACCTATCAACCTTGTCGGAAAATCTCTCAAAGAAGCGTTCACCCAGCTAGTCTCAATCGGCTATAGAGTTTGGGCCAAGAGATTTGTACCAATCTAATGCTTTCCCTTTGAATGAAGCCACGAGAAATCTTAGAGCTACATTTTACTCTGTAATGTTATGGACAGTGAAGACATCGGccacatcttgtaggtgttccccAAGCGTCTTAGGACATTCTACGATGAATTTAGGGACAACTTTTAGCGCGGAAGTGGGAATCGGCCCCAATACTGCAGGTGGAACCGGAGAAATGAGAGGGCTCCCGCTATTCGAAGTCACGAAGTTTCTAGGAGGAATCTGAGTCATTATTACGGAAACAACTGTAGAGAAAATAGGTGGAATCCGAGAAGAAGTAGTTGTGGGTGAATGGACGCTTACCAGGGGTGGGAGAAGCAAACTGGGATTTAAAGTTGTTTGGCTCCTGGTAACAGGTCTACGACTCATAAACTTGCTTAGGCTTGTTCAAAATTACGATCCCACCGGGCGTTCCagaaaaaagaactgttgactcttaattttacattaaacgctagcagccttatgggaaattcagtgatgggggaccttttgcacgaaactcactgaatgacctccgagtttgagaagttggctcttcatacaattggaggagaaaaggggaagaagaaaacttaaaacaaacaatctacactacttaggcgatCGCCAGATTATTTTGGAAAAGTATTAACGGCATATAAAACCCAGATACATGCGactttaaagctcattcaacaatctacatgtccAGAACCATTTGAAAGAGTAATTCAACAAAACttattcaacataatatgacattcaccattcatccaacagataacaagtcttaaaacatagtttaatttgtGGACTCTCACGgcatatatcatagaagttattaAATTTGAAAACAGCACAGAAATCAGTCTATTAAGCTTCAAATCAaacaatcacaaaggccataggcacaatctgacatgtctatcattcaccaaatttaattaacataaaggcatcttcaatgagccaaagtctaaaaaaTCTCTCTAAAGTCTGAACCCCCTAAAAGAAGGAAAAAAGAAGCATGTATAGAGCCCCTGACTCTTAACCAACAGTATGCAGCATCAACAAAATCATAGCAACCGATCCTAACAGGAAACTCCAAGTGTAGCATTCTATGAGACGCTACCCAGCGAAACGACCTTCGAAGTTGTTATCCCAACCGCATCATGGCAACCCCTGCACCTACCCAACAAGAAAATCGCGATGCAAACCACATTCTGGTTCACGAACCACCATGGAAGACATGCGGCGACTCCGGGGAGACCCGAAGTCAAGCGCGAAAAGAGAACCGGATCGTCCAATGCGGGGACACCAAGTGTCACTATCTTTACACGATGCATAGTGGGGCCGAGAAGCATACACCAAGGAAAAGACTTGAGCCACGCGGCAGCTCCGCGTTCTCTCAACTTTGAGCGAGATAAGCGAATTTCTCAGGACAACGCTGAGACGCCACATGGCATGCATGCTGACGAACGGAAAAGCGggccaaaaatcaaaaaaagtcgcTGCCACTTGACCAAAATGCCGCCTACGAACAATCCCGAAATAATAttaacaattccaaattgaaattGGAGTCCTAAGTTTTCTAATACTTGTAAAATTATTGTCAAGGAAGTTTGAATTTCCCTTGACCCTTGCATATCTAAAAAAGAATCCATTCAAATATTAACTCAAAATTAATCACCCAAATAACTAATTTAGGTTTCAGTATTAATTAGCCAAATAACTAATTTAGCTTTCAACCAAGAATTAAAAACATGGTGTTAGAAATATCAAAGAACGGTATTTTCGATGTAAATGTGCAATCTTCATAGTTTATAaatgataacaaaaataaatatagcACTAGTAGTGTAAACTTTATTGCCTAAAATGCAAATAATTCGAGTGTTCTAAAAAGTCTTCAAGGCTAGATTATTAGCTATGTAAATCAAATGTCTGCCTAAGTTTCAAGTAATATGTGCATACGTGCAAAAGTGGCTTGCGTGGATTTAAGCATTAGCATGAAATACGTCAATCATGGTTTGCAATACGGAGCATATAACCAATGCTACCTAAAGAGAATTAAAATGCAAGTAGATTCAAGTGTGATCTAAGGCAAAGACAATAAAGCAATTATCTTACGTGCATAAAAAATGCGTACCATACTTTAGTCTTTAATTATATAGTTTTTTAATCAAATTATGAAACACAACACATACCCAAATGATGCACATTTGTAGCCATCTCTATCTATATACTCAAGGAGAAgagaataaataataataataataaacaaaacaaatcaaacaaCGTAATCTAATTCAATCTTCAAAATGAAATCATATTTAAAAGAGGAATGGAAATGTAACGTGAAAGGCAACTACGCTAAAATGTAATAAAACATCAATAATCAGTACAATTCATCCTCCATCACAACGAATATATAAATCAAATCTAGGTAGAGAAAGTACCCTTAAAGTGAAGACGTATAATTTTCTTAGGTTTCTAGCCATGAGTTTCATCACTCAACTCACCTTTAAAAGAGGGATAAGTTGAGAGAGAAAATGAAGACCTGAAAGTGTTTGGGAGACCTCTTCAAACATGATGACAACAAACATGATTTGTTCATAGCCCACTCAACTTGCAAAACACAAAATATCTCATAAGCTCAAAATTAGATTAGATTCAACCAAGAATGCAACTAGGGGTTAGAGGTTATCATTGTAGGCCTAAATAGATACCCATGTTCTTAGAAGATATTTGGGATCATGCAAAATAGATCTCACCATCCAAAATCAaattttgttattgtatattttggGGTTAGGTGTATCATCCTAGGTTTAATACTCACCGATGTTCTTAGAAGATGTTTGAGACCATGCAAAATAGATTCAACTATCCAAAACCAAATTTTGTTGTAAATTACATAAATGATATAAAGAAAACTATTCCAAAAGTTGGGAATTGATTAAATTGTTTCATTGAAGTTTTGTCAAACCATTTTTGTGGTTGGGCCACTTAGGCCCAACACCTCTATAATTTGATGTTGATCATGAAACGTATAGATAAGTCCAAAGATACCATGCAAAGGTTACCATGACCTAGTATATATCATTAGTGTTCCTCCAATCTTGGATTCATGTGTGTCTTAACCAAGAGTTTTCCTTTGGGGAAGCTACTTAACCATTTTTGTCCTAAGTTGTGTCAATGGCATCAATATAGCATCAAAGTGAGCATAAGATGTTTCTTTTTAATAGGCATAGAAATTAACAATATTCTCAATGGCATAAATATAATATCAGTGtgaccataaaaaaaaaatttaataagctTAGAAATTAACTATAAATATGTATACAAATTTCATAAGTTGTATTCTTATTAGACCGATCAAGCCAAGGGTGTCTGCTTGTTTTTCcctgaaaaaacaaacaaaacaaaaagaaactcACAACTCTAGctgaaaaaatcatccaatttgACCAAGACGAGTGTGTCAATGAGACACTTGAGGAGATAAAAACAAGGACAAGGGACCTTACAAAGTGACTATAAGAATGATGAGATATTATATTGAGGAAAATTTTAAGGCGAGAAGGAATTAAAATAGAATACCTAAAACACTTTTCCAAATACAAGATTGCTTCAATTATCCTTCCCAACCCATCTAGGAAATTACTATGCCAACAAACCCTTGACAACATAAAGAGTTAATATGTCAACAAGTTTGCTACAAATATCCGACCACAACCCAATTGGGATGTTAATATGCCAACAAGATTGCTACAATTATCCGACCACAACACGATTCGGATGTTAATATGCCAACAAGATTGCTCCAATTATCCACTACAATCCAACTGTAATCTGCCAATAAATAATTTGACAACAAATAAGCATTTTGTTTACATGCAATTGACAAGGCATCATTAAAATGTACATGGAATTTAACTACCTCTTTGTAAAACACAAAAAAACTGAGCAAATTCCATCTAGGTGGACATTAACAAAGAGTCCTAAAAATGTAAATCGAATAAAATTACCTAGGTGAAACAAAAAAAACTCAGCAAAAAATAAGGAGCTAAATAACAATGTACTAATTGTAAAAATTAACAAAATAACTTTGTTGTTTCATGTCTAATATAGcatgtaaaaattaaaaaagattATACATTATAGACATTagtgattattaaaaaaaatgcaaaagtatCCTTTTAATGTTTTTTCAAATATAGcatgtaaaaattaaaaaagattATACATTAGATATtgatgattattaaaaaaaaatgcatacgaatcttttttatgtattttttttacttTCACATAAGAGATTTTATATAATAAGCATGCATCTGAACCTAAAATGGCAAGGTGTTCTATTATGAAGCATGGCCTGCTTTTTAGGGACAACCCTGCCCTTTTTACCTAAGCTCTCAATAAGATCACTCTCAATAAGATCTTTAAAAGAAAAACTTTCAATTCTGTTTAAAATTTAACTTCTAAAAGAGATCTATTGAAAGTACATAAAAGAAATTTTATATACACTATGAATGTACCTTTGCTCTATATATTTGTCTTACTATAAAATGAGCCCAGAAAATTATATAAAATCCTATCCTCTCTAACTAAAAGATTTTTAACATTGCCCAATATTGATCCTAGTGTTGTGCCCTTCTACATAGATTATTATGCTTCACTACTGCCTTGTTAACTTTAGTGGTTGTTAACTAGGATACTAAATCTTCTAGTCAAGGGACCCACCAAAAAATTGGTGTCGTTTGAAAATATTCAATTATTTGTCCATGATGAGATTTAGTGTCCTCACAACTACTTGTAAAACTTGAGAAAGCAGAATAAAAACGTAACTCGTGTACCCATTATAATGCGTCGATGCTACAAGAATATGAAAAATGTTGCATTCCATAAACCGAGGTCTCAAGCAACTAGCTACATCAATATAATGTATCTAATCAGTTTTTTTGTCATCTTCTAGTATTACATTTCTTTCCGAGACAGTCTTTTGAATGCTTGCTCGAGCTTGAGCTAAAAATGCTGGATCTGGCTGATGTGTTGAAGATGGAGCCTCTTTCAGTGCCATGAAAATGTAGAGTCCGATCACCAGATTCACAGATAATACAGCTAAAAACCCACTCAAAAGTGTATGTGAAGAGGATGACAAAGTCCCAGTACCTGTCATGGCCCATATGGATACAAATAAGATAATATTATGTCTAAAAAGGACCATGATATACTTTTAAGTGTCACACTTAGATATACAAATAAGATACGATTATGTCTAAGGACCATGATATACTTTTTAGTATCACACTTAGATATACAAATATCCTTGTCATGTTAACAAATGGCCTCCATATACTTCTGACTGTCCGAACATCACGCATGCATATGCTAGTCTCCTTGACAGACAGAAAAGAAAAATTCTAAACAAATAAGATACACGTGACACAAGATTTAATTCTAACATTTAACTCTTCAAAATACATTAGTTCTACCAAGCAACCAGATTTATAATAAAAagttaataatataaaaattagaCCATGAAAACACAAGTCATGTTTTAAGTAACAGTCATGATATGTATAGGTACACATTAatcagagaaaaatgaatagaAATCAAACTTTACAAGCAGATAATGTCAGATTCTATTAGTTTAAAGCATGGAAAATATGCAGTGAAACACCGGGATGCATATTTTTCAGCGGAAGGATAAGACAGATGAtgccattggcaagttcttctttgccaatggcatcccATTTCATGTAGCCCGATCTCCTTATTATAAGGAGATGATATCGATGGTGACAAGGGGAGGACCATGATATGTGCCACCAGGTGAGACCAAATTGAGGAACATGATCTTGGATAAGAACTATTCCAAGATCActgttttgatggagaagatgaaggcatgttgggtagAGTCTGGATgcaacatagttatggatgggtggatggacattagccatcgtccactcatcaacatcatggttACATTTGCAAAGGGCCCATACCTTCTCAGGACAACTAATTGTACAGGGCATCACAAAGATGCTGCTTTTCAATTTGAGGTCCTCACGGAGGCTACTGAGGAGGttggccacaaaatgtggtccaagtaatGACAGATGCAACACGTGTGTAGGGAAACTTATTGAGGTAGCCTACAAACATATTTGGTGGActctatgttgtgtgcatgccatgaacaatgcattCAAGGACATGGGAAAGATTGagtggattagaggagtggtcagcgAAGcgaggaatgtgcaaatgtttatctgctaccaccacacttcacatgcactcttcaa contains:
- the LOC131067675 gene encoding uncharacterized protein LOC131067675, producing the protein MLSNVLRMFFLTSTVMWALPLTILYGFNHHIFPGTGTLSSSSHTLLSGFLAVLSVNLVIGLYIFMALKEAPSSTHQPDPAFLAQARASIQKTVSERNVILEDDKKTD